A part of Neodiprion pinetum isolate iyNeoPine1 chromosome 4, iyNeoPine1.2, whole genome shotgun sequence genomic DNA contains:
- the LOC124218077 gene encoding dnaJ homolog subfamily C member 17: protein MDNLMDLDLYELVGSVSTATIKDIKTAYRKKALSCHPDKNPDNPKAAELFHQLSRALEILTDESARAAYDKVINAKVQAKLRSKQLDSKRKKLKEDLEAREEAYRKSQIQGENTKTDEQRLQDEIERLRTEGSKQVEEEVAFVRQQVLEELRKMRGTAGKSQSSNLNERRVKIKWKAAKDDPLNGGYDSSTLHQILSKHGDINILVVSSNKKGRALVEYARTDAAEMAIQIEKGLVSNPITLEWVCKPEMKTACDPSNIIGSLPKSRTLLFPSQDTSTSKPSMNFPSYSSAPNIFNVQNKISDLEFETSVLSNLRRAEERKRLIEKLTQEDG from the exons ATGGACAATTTAATGGACTTAGATTTGTACGAATTGGTTGGATCTGTTTCAACAGCTACGATAAAAGAC atAAAAACAGCGTACCGAAAAAAAGCGCTTTCTTGCCATCCAGACAAGAATCCTGATAATCCTAAAGCCGCAGAGTTATTCCACCAACTTTCGAGAGCTTTAGAAATATTGACTGATGAATCCGCCAGA GCGGCGTACGATAAGGTGATAAATGCAAAAGTTCAAGCTAAACTACGTAGTAAACAATTAGATTCAAAgcggaaaaaattgaaggaagaTTTGGAAGCACGGGAAGAGGCTTACAGAAAATCTCAGATACAAGGAGAAAATACTAAAACTGATGAGCAAAGACTTCAG GATGAAATAGAACGACTGCGTACTGAAGGTTCCAAGCAAGTCGAGGAAGAGGTAGCGTTTGTTCGTCAGCAGGTCTTGGAAGAGTTGCGTAAAATGCGAGGAACAGCTGGTAAATCACAGTCCAGTAATCTTAATGAACGGCGAGTCAAGATCAAATGGAAAGCAGCTAAAGATGATCCACTCAATGGTGGCTATGACTCTAGTACCTTACATCAGATTTTGTCAAAG CACGGAGATATCAATATATTGgttgtttcttcaaataaaaaaggacGGGCACTGGTTGAATATGCCAGAACCGACGCTGCA GAAATGGCAATACAGATAGAAAAAGGCCTTGTGAGTAATCCTATAACCTTGGAATGGGTATGTAAGCCTGAAATGAAAACAGCGTGTGATCCATCAAATATAATCGGGTCACTACCAAAGAGTCGAACGTTGCTATTCCCATCTCAGGATACCTCTACGAGTAAACCAAGCATGAATTTTCCGAGTTACTCTTCAGCCCCTAATATATTT AATGTACAGAATAAAATATCCGATTTGGAGTTCGAAACTTCGGTGTTAAGCAACCTACGACGAGCCGAAGAACGCAAACGACTTATAGAAAAATTGACTCAAGAGGATGGttaa
- the Cog2 gene encoding conserved oligomeric Golgi complex subunit 2, translating into MPETSEDFMLPKAPKDLSFNENDFNANNFNVDAFLQEHRKKASLETMRDDLGVYLKVLRSAMIELINKDYADFVNLSSNLIGLDKAINNLQVPLGQLREEVMAIRQTLDDMINEVTSTLNERCLIRERKQSLQSLAHVHDSITKLSNILVKKNTANSKDKEQIKLDSDLLERAATEFNQLKFHISRCKTDLTEARIKTCNEIGQSLMSNLDKMFISSIKKKQPELLIRCLRIYVTLDKVSDTENLLRRKLIAPLIENVINEITLQSEPQGLRGIYQRLLSIFDEDLAQLLTITLYPDRMSVKGFNFIVNSFWPEVEERIELHLNLIFAPGNPELFHRRYLETLEFLTKLEEACCTPETLSELKGHALYHRFLGKWNLPVYFQIRFQEIAGTVEAVLCEDISPSMLKENTSAITSNEFTLHPTNVVWESLMKTWADGIFLPKLLQRFWKLSLQIISRYQTWCKVAVTQSWPDAAKSTTSNIIETAHPPRLQFLVFLYTDIEKLMKNMPSFLEVVCSKITSTNSTLKKIFEDCSAESEKNLQSTLPLITDEIMKELMSQSAIHLKQVSDIPRLFRRTNREVPTKPCTYVSHVIEPLTNFYMEYNSAIPGLVTKLLESTVSLVSEQYLLSVTDVLTSVQKTEESLRRLKKIRDKSTGISSSEGKGIGDDEKIRIQLEIDVQNFYQMIGNLGIIGTNVSNLKQLLQVVQEALTSRNETR; encoded by the exons ATGCCTGAAACATCGGAGGATTTTATGCTACCAAAAGCACCCAAGGATTTATCCTtcaatgaaaatgatttcaatgcg AATAACTTTAACGTCGATGCATTTCTACAAGAGCATCGGAAAAAGGCAAGCTTGGAGACAATGCGGGATGATTTGGGCGTATATTTAAAAGTTTTACGATCCGCAATGATTGAACTCATCAACAAGGATTACGCCGACTTTGTTAACTTGTCCAGCAACTTGATTGGACTAGACAAAGCTATAAACAATCTACAAGTTCCCTTAGGTCAATTGAGAGAGGAAGTAATGGCAA TACGGCAAACTCTAGATGACATGATAAATGAGGTGACAAGCACATTGAATGAGCGCTGTCTTATTAGAGAGCGTAAGCAAAGCTTACAAAGCTTAGCTCATGTACACGACTCTATCACCAAATTATCTAATATtcttgtgaagaaaaatacagcCAATTCGAAAGATAAGGAGCAGATCAAGCTAGATTCAGATCTCTTGGAACGAGCTGCTACAGAATTCAATCAACTtaaatttcacatttccaGATGTAAAACAGATCTTACAGAGGCGCGAATCAAG ACGTGCAACGAAATAGGGCAGAGTTTGATGAGTAATCTAGATAAGATGTTTATATCCagcataaagaaaaaacagcctGAACTATTGATACGTTGTCTAAGAATATATGTTACCCTTGACAAAGTTTCGGATACAGAAAACCTCCTGCGTAGAAAGTTGATAGCTCCTCTGattgaaaatgtaattaatgaaataaCTCTGCAAAGTGAACCGCAAGGCTTGCGAGGCATCTACCAAAGATTACTGTCTATATTTGACGAAGACTTGGCCCAGCTTCTTACAATTACGTTATATCCAGATAG aatgTCTGTGAAAGGATTTAACTTCATAGTGAACAGTTTTTGGCCCGAAGTTGAAGAGAGGATTGAGTTGCATCTAAATTTAATATTTGCTCCGGGTAATCCTGAGTTGTTTCACAGG AGATATTTGGAAACACTAGAATTTCTAACAAAACTTGAAGAAGCTTGCTGCACTCCTGAGACATTGTCAGAATTAAAAGGGCATGCTCTGTATCATAGGTTTTTGGGAAAGTGGAATTTGCcagtatattttcaaatcagaTTTCAAGAAATAGCTGGTACTGTTGAAGCCGTACTATGTGAAGATATTTCTCCCTCGATGCTCAAAGAAAATACATCTGCGATTACATCAAATGAATTCACACTGCATCCAACCAATGTTGTTTGGGAATCCCTCATGAAAACGTGGGCAGATGGTATATTTCTCCCAAAACTATTACAGCG tttttggaaattgagccttcaaattatttcacggTATCAAACATGGTGTAAAGTGGCAGTGACACAA AGTTGGCCGGATGCTGCCAAGTCTACTACCAGTAACATTATTGAAACGGCACACCCACCTAGACTGcagtttttggtttttttataCACTGACATAgaaaaactgatgaaaaatatgccTTCATTTTTGGAGGTAGTGTGCAGTAAAATTACAAGCACAAACTCTACTCTTAAGAAGATATTTGAAG ATTGCTCAGCagaatctgagaaaaatttacaatctACGCTACCACTTATCACCgatgaaataatgaaagaacTAATGTCTCAGAGTGCGATTCATTTGAAACAAGTTAGCGATATCCCTAGATTATTCCGTCGCACAAATAGAGAAGTGCCGACTAAACCTTGCACATATGTTAGCCATGTGATTGAACCCCTAACTAATTTTTACATGGAGTATAATTCAGCCATACCAGGTCTTGTTACGAAATTACTGGAGTCCACTGTGTCTTTGGTGTCAGAACA GTATTTACTGTCAGTAACTGATGTTTTAACATCTGTACAAAAAACTGAAGAGAGTCTGCGGAGGTTGAAGAAAATCAGAGACAAATCAACAGGAATATCATCGTCAGAAGGCAAAGGCATTGGTGACGATGAGAAAATCCGGATTCAATTAGAAATTGATGTacagaatttttatcaaatg ATAGGGAATCTAGGAATAATTGGAACCAATGTTTCCAATCTGAAGCAATTATTGCAAGTAGTTCAAGAGGCTTTAACAAGTCGAAATGAGACAAGATAA
- the alphaSnap gene encoding alpha-soluble NSF attachment protein isoform X1: MGDNEQKAIQLMAEAEKKLTSSKGFFGSLFGGSSKVEEAVECYQRAANMFKMAKKWGAAGNAFCEAANLHGKAGSRHDAATNYVDAANCYKKSDPNEAVSCLLKAIEIYTDMGRFTMAAKHHQSIAEMYESESVDLDRAVNHYEQAADYFRGEESNSSANKCLLKVAQYAAQLENYDKAIQIYEQVASSSLESSLLKYSAKEYFFRAALCHLCVDVLNAQHAIERYQEQYPAFQDSREYKLIKTLIEHLEEQNLEGYTEAVKEYDSISRLDSWYTTILLRIKKQVNDNPDLR, encoded by the exons ATGGGTGACAATGAGCAGAAAGCCATACAGCTCATGGCTgaggcagaaaaaaaattaacttccTCGAAAGGTTTCTTTGGATCTCTTTTTGG AGGATCGTCGAAGGTAGAAGAAGCAGTAGAATGCTATCAGCGTGCAGCAAATATGTTCAAAATGGCAAAAAAGTGGGGAGCCGCAGGAAATGCATTTTGTGAAGCAGCTAATCTTCACGGCAAAGCTGGTAGCAGACACGATGCTGCGACAAACTACGTAGATGCTGCCAACTGTTATAAAAAGTCGGATCCAAATG AGGCAGTTAGCTGTCTTCTAAAAGCAATAGAGATATATACGGACATGGGAAGGTTCACAATGGCTGCTAAGCACCATCAAAGTATAGCAGAGATGTATGAGAGTGAGTCTGTCGACCTTGATAGAGCAGTAAACCACTACGAGCAGGCAGCCGACTATTTCCGGGGTGAAGAAAGTAACTCTTCCGCAAATAAATGTTTGCTCAAGGTGGCACAATATGCCGCCCAACTTGAGAATTACGACAAAGCGATCCAGATCTATGAACAG GTCGCCTCTTCGTCCCTTGAAAGCTCGCTGTTGAAATATAGTGCGAAGGAGTACTTTTTTCGTGCTGCATTATGCCATCTCTGCGTCGATGTTTTGAATGCTCAACACGCGATCGAACGTTATCAAGAACAATACCCTGCTTTTCAGGATTCTAGAGAATACAAACTTATCAAG ACGCTAATCGAGCACCTAGAAGAACAAAATTTGGAAGGATACACAGAAGCAGTTAAGGAGTATGATTCCATATCACGGTTGGATTCCTGGTACACAACGATCTTATTGCGCATTAAGAAACAAGTCAACGACAACCCAGACCTACGCTGA
- the alphaSnap gene encoding alpha-soluble NSF attachment protein isoform X2 — protein MDEFIDTGSSKVEEAVECYQRAANMFKMAKKWGAAGNAFCEAANLHGKAGSRHDAATNYVDAANCYKKSDPNEAVSCLLKAIEIYTDMGRFTMAAKHHQSIAEMYESESVDLDRAVNHYEQAADYFRGEESNSSANKCLLKVAQYAAQLENYDKAIQIYEQVASSSLESSLLKYSAKEYFFRAALCHLCVDVLNAQHAIERYQEQYPAFQDSREYKLIKTLIEHLEEQNLEGYTEAVKEYDSISRLDSWYTTILLRIKKQVNDNPDLR, from the exons ATGGACGAATTTATTGATAC AGGATCGTCGAAGGTAGAAGAAGCAGTAGAATGCTATCAGCGTGCAGCAAATATGTTCAAAATGGCAAAAAAGTGGGGAGCCGCAGGAAATGCATTTTGTGAAGCAGCTAATCTTCACGGCAAAGCTGGTAGCAGACACGATGCTGCGACAAACTACGTAGATGCTGCCAACTGTTATAAAAAGTCGGATCCAAATG AGGCAGTTAGCTGTCTTCTAAAAGCAATAGAGATATATACGGACATGGGAAGGTTCACAATGGCTGCTAAGCACCATCAAAGTATAGCAGAGATGTATGAGAGTGAGTCTGTCGACCTTGATAGAGCAGTAAACCACTACGAGCAGGCAGCCGACTATTTCCGGGGTGAAGAAAGTAACTCTTCCGCAAATAAATGTTTGCTCAAGGTGGCACAATATGCCGCCCAACTTGAGAATTACGACAAAGCGATCCAGATCTATGAACAG GTCGCCTCTTCGTCCCTTGAAAGCTCGCTGTTGAAATATAGTGCGAAGGAGTACTTTTTTCGTGCTGCATTATGCCATCTCTGCGTCGATGTTTTGAATGCTCAACACGCGATCGAACGTTATCAAGAACAATACCCTGCTTTTCAGGATTCTAGAGAATACAAACTTATCAAG ACGCTAATCGAGCACCTAGAAGAACAAAATTTGGAAGGATACACAGAAGCAGTTAAGGAGTATGATTCCATATCACGGTTGGATTCCTGGTACACAACGATCTTATTGCGCATTAAGAAACAAGTCAACGACAACCCAGACCTACGCTGA
- the ATPsyngamma gene encoding ATP synthase subunit gamma, mitochondrial — MLRQTLTLVPAHSQQLQQRGMATLKSISLRLKSVKNIQKITQSMKMVSAAKYNRAERDLKQARPLGEGTKAFYEKAEIAAPEGVPSKLVIAITSDRGLCGACHTGVARNIRDQLLANPADKENTKIICVGEKSRAVLARIFANNILFVASEVGRLPPTFTDASKLAAEILNSGYSFASGRIVYNKFKSVVSYGVADLPLYDKDSVATAPKLSIYDSLDDSVIQSYLEFSLASLLFYSMKEGACSEQSSRMTAMDNASKNAGEMIEKLTLTFNRTRQAVITRELIEIISGAAALD; from the coding sequence ATGCTTCGTCAGACGTTAACTTTAGTGCCTGCGCACTCGCAGCAGCTCCAACAGCGGGGTATGGCGACTTTAAAATCCATCTCACTGCGTCTGAAGTCAGTTAAAAACATCCAGAAGATTACTCAATCGATGAAGATGGTGTCCGCTGCTAAGTACAACCGTGCGGAGAGGGATTTGAAACAGGCCCGCCCCCTTGGAGAAGGCACCAAAGCTTTTTATGAAAAAGCTGAAATTGCAGCACCGGAAGGAGTACCGAGCAAACTCGTAATTGCAATTACCTCAGACCGAGGTCTCTGCGGAGCTTGCCACACAGGAGTTGCCCGCAACATTAGAGATCAGCTCCTTGCAAATCCTGCAGATAAAGAGAACACAAAAATCATATGCGTAGGTGAAAAATCACGAGCTGTCTTAGCCCGAATTTTTGccaataatatattgtttGTTGCCTCCGAAGTTGGTCGCCTGCCACCAACTTTTACTGATGCTTCCAAATTGGCTGCAGAGATTTTAAACAGTGGATACTCCTTTGCATCTGGACGCATTGTCTAcaataaattcaaatctgTCGTTTCCTATGGAGTTGCAGATTTGCCTTTGTACGACAAAGATTCAGTTGCCACTGCTCCGAAATTGTCCATCTATGATTCACTAGATGATTCCGTCATTCAAAGCTATCTCGAGTTTTCTCTAGCTTCTCTGCTCTTCTACAGTATGAAAGAAGGTGCTTGCAGCGAGCAGTCGTCCAGGATGACTGCTATGGATAACGCAAGTAAGAATGCCGGTGAAATGATTGAGAAACTCACTCTGACCTTCAATCGTACTCGCCAAGCTGTCATCACCAGAGAActtattgaaattatttctggAGCTGCTGCGCTTGATTAA
- the TfIIA-L gene encoding transcription initiation factor IIA subunit 1 isoform X2 encodes MALSQTSVLKLYNTVIEDVIAGVRESFLDEGVDEQVLQELKQIWETKLMSSKTFEVNPDPPEPQPPQLTTHKTAATNKAGIAGNHFVQQPSTAAAVQQQQQQQQQQQQQQQQQQQQQQQQQQQQQQQQQQQQQQQQQQQQQQQHAQQAGHPVQQQSSGIAQQVVTAPAAVLDRQVPIQITLPAQAGQPDAQPRVLTIQVPASAIQGNQLHTILTGPVITAAMGLPANLASTLLQQHVNATLQGQPTLAPIQLAQPTVVTQNTNSVTTQRTAQSQGNIAQLDGPVVDTSDEDDDEEEEDNDDDDEDLDDREEEENDDAAAREEEPLNSEDDVTDDDPTDLFDTDNVVVCQYDKITRSRNKWKFYLKDGIMNLSGKDYVFQKANGDAEW; translated from the exons ATGGCCCTGAGTCAAACTAGCGTG TTGAAGTTATACAACACAGTCATCGAAGATGTCATAGCTGGCGTGCGTGAATCATTTTTAGATGAGGGTGTAGATGAGCAAGTATTACAGGAGTTGAAACAAATATGGGAGACAAAATTAATGTCCAGTAAAACGTTCGAGGTGAACCCAGATCCACCAGAGCCCCAGCCTCCTCAGCTTACCACCCACAAGACAGCGGCAACAAATAAAG CTGGAATTGCTGGGAATCATTTTGTGCAACAACCGTCAACTGCAGCTGCAgtgcagcaacagcagcagcagcaacaacaacaacaacaacaacaacaacaacaacaacagcaacaacaacaacaacaacaacaacaacaacaacaacagcaacaacaacagcagcagcaacaacaacagcaacaacagcagcaacatgCACAGCAAGCGGGCCATCCTGTGCAACAACAATCAAGTGGTATTGCGCAGCAGGTAGTTACTGCTCCTGCTGCAGTTTTAGACAGACAAGTCCCAATTCAAATCACTCTTCCTGCACAAGCTGGTCAGCCCGATGCTCAGCCCCGAGTTCTCACAATACAAGTTCCAGCCTCAGCGATTCAAG GTAACCAATTACATACTATTTTAACTGGTCCTGTAATTACTGCTGCAATGGGACTCCCTGCGAACCTGGCATCAACATTGTTGCAACAGCATGTAAATGCTACGCTTCAAGGACAACCTACGCTTGCGCCTATTCAACTAGCCCAACCAACTGTTGTAACACAGAATACAAACAGTGTAACGACACAGCGAACTGCCCAAAGTCAG GGTAACATAGCTCAATTGGATGGGCCTGTGGTTGATACGTCTGATGAAGACGATGAtgaggaagaagaagataatgatgatgatgatgaagatCTTGATGatagagaagaagaagaaaatgatgaCGCTGCTGCACGTGAGgag GAACCACTGAATTCTGAAGATGATGTTACTGATGATGATCCAACAGATTTGTTTGATACGGATAATGTAGTTGTCTGTCAGTACGATAAG ATCACAAGGAGCAGAAATAAGTGGAAATTCTATTTAAAAGACGGCATAATGAATCTAAGTGGGAAAGACTATGTTTTCCAAAAAGCTAATGGGGATGCAGAATGGTAA
- the TfIIA-L gene encoding transcription initiation factor IIA subunit 1 isoform X1: MRISLSPSTRMRNVLHDMFNEMFIDYTITRENNIVVILNLKLYNTVIEDVIAGVRESFLDEGVDEQVLQELKQIWETKLMSSKTFEVNPDPPEPQPPQLTTHKTAATNKAGIAGNHFVQQPSTAAAVQQQQQQQQQQQQQQQQQQQQQQQQQQQQQQQQQQQQQQQQQQQQQQQHAQQAGHPVQQQSSGIAQQVVTAPAAVLDRQVPIQITLPAQAGQPDAQPRVLTIQVPASAIQGNQLHTILTGPVITAAMGLPANLASTLLQQHVNATLQGQPTLAPIQLAQPTVVTQNTNSVTTQRTAQSQGNIAQLDGPVVDTSDEDDDEEEEDNDDDDEDLDDREEEENDDAAAREEEPLNSEDDVTDDDPTDLFDTDNVVVCQYDKITRSRNKWKFYLKDGIMNLSGKDYVFQKANGDAEW; the protein is encoded by the exons ATGAGGATATCTTTATCGCCCTCGACACGTATGCGTAACGTGTTACACGACATGTTCAACGAAATGTTCATTGATTACACAATTAcaagagaaaataatattgttgtCATACTTAAC TTGAAGTTATACAACACAGTCATCGAAGATGTCATAGCTGGCGTGCGTGAATCATTTTTAGATGAGGGTGTAGATGAGCAAGTATTACAGGAGTTGAAACAAATATGGGAGACAAAATTAATGTCCAGTAAAACGTTCGAGGTGAACCCAGATCCACCAGAGCCCCAGCCTCCTCAGCTTACCACCCACAAGACAGCGGCAACAAATAAAG CTGGAATTGCTGGGAATCATTTTGTGCAACAACCGTCAACTGCAGCTGCAgtgcagcaacagcagcagcagcaacaacaacaacaacaacaacaacaacaacaacaacagcaacaacaacaacaacaacaacaacaacaacaacaacagcaacaacaacagcagcagcaacaacaacagcaacaacagcagcaacatgCACAGCAAGCGGGCCATCCTGTGCAACAACAATCAAGTGGTATTGCGCAGCAGGTAGTTACTGCTCCTGCTGCAGTTTTAGACAGACAAGTCCCAATTCAAATCACTCTTCCTGCACAAGCTGGTCAGCCCGATGCTCAGCCCCGAGTTCTCACAATACAAGTTCCAGCCTCAGCGATTCAAG GTAACCAATTACATACTATTTTAACTGGTCCTGTAATTACTGCTGCAATGGGACTCCCTGCGAACCTGGCATCAACATTGTTGCAACAGCATGTAAATGCTACGCTTCAAGGACAACCTACGCTTGCGCCTATTCAACTAGCCCAACCAACTGTTGTAACACAGAATACAAACAGTGTAACGACACAGCGAACTGCCCAAAGTCAG GGTAACATAGCTCAATTGGATGGGCCTGTGGTTGATACGTCTGATGAAGACGATGAtgaggaagaagaagataatgatgatgatgatgaagatCTTGATGatagagaagaagaagaaaatgatgaCGCTGCTGCACGTGAGgag GAACCACTGAATTCTGAAGATGATGTTACTGATGATGATCCAACAGATTTGTTTGATACGGATAATGTAGTTGTCTGTCAGTACGATAAG ATCACAAGGAGCAGAAATAAGTGGAAATTCTATTTAAAAGACGGCATAATGAATCTAAGTGGGAAAGACTATGTTTTCCAAAAAGCTAATGGGGATGCAGAATGGTAA